The stretch of DNA GGCAggtaaacaaatatttcagcaggATGCTTCAAAGAATGAGATGCAGGCTGTAGGTGGGCAGCTTCCATGTCCATGGAGCTACTATCCATGAGAAGTTAAGGCACGAGAACCTCCACTGACTGCTCAGGGAATGAAACACATGGAATTGCAATGAGCAGCCAATACTCAGTGGAGACTGGGCAGATTCTGTGTGTGACAGCCACGTCTAGAATGGTTTTGGTCAGAAGGGACCCTAAAGAACATCCAgtcccactccctgccacaggcagggacaccttccactatcccaggctgctccaagccctgtccaagctggTCTGGAGCActcccagggacagggcacTCACTTGGAAGCAACATGCCAGATACCCACACTCCCCTGAAGGCTGCTGCCTGGCTTTAGCCAGCTGAAAGATCAAAACTCTCAAAGTTGCTTCTGAAATTGGAAAGCTGCACAGCAATTCTACCAAAGGGTCATTAGAGGCCATCACCTACCTCTTCTGGTTTCACATCTCTGCTAGTGAAATCCTTTATGCAGTCCACGAAGCAATTTTCTGTAAGTTTATTGTACGTGCCAAGAAACTCCTtgaactgtaaataaaaattggacaatgaatattaaaaaaaaaaatctgttttaactTTTCTTGCAGCTGCATGGGCTAGCTGGTGACACTGAATCTGAAGGACAAGTCACTAGAAAAATTTACTCTCAGTCAGAAGATTTCAGCACCAAAAGCTGCTCATACTCAAAACATGCTGTTTGTCAATGGTCACCTGTTTAAATTTTGGTTGTGTTAAGTCAGATGGTAGCTCAAGAGTTTTTGTCCTTCCCTATGCCCTACACCTTCCATTCTGTgtgacagagcagcacaagACCTTCAAAGCCACCCCTCCCAAATGCAGCATCTCACCTGCTTGATCTGATCAGACTCTGATAATTGTCCAGCCATGTTCCACCGCCTGTGACTCAGTCACCTAAAAGTGAGGATAAAAGTcgagttttaaataaaaaacataaatatgaaCTGCAACATTTTACATCAGAATGGAATTTTATGTATCCTTGAAGTGTGTTTAAATGCAACTTTGCTGGCAAACTTCCAAGCCGTTCACGCAAAGAGAAGTTATCTATTGGGAATGTATTCAGTTTAGAAGAACATCCAAGATAATTCCAGGTATGAAACTTTACCAGATCCACCTGTTATTTGCTGTCCTTTAAACACGTTTAGGGCATTTCACACAGCTAAAGTGACTTATAAAGtaccttatttatttttttaagtgctgtCAAACTTACTAAATAAACtagggcaggagctggggaagaagcAAAGTCGTAACACTTTCTAGCCTTAGAGTTTCAGTGACTTTAGATGGATCTgtaaaaagtgaggaaaaaaggcCAATACAAACTGGCAGTCACTGAACAGATGCAGCACCAGGTGCAGGGCCTGGTTTCTGTGTAGCTGCACCAAACACCTGAACTACAGCAAATGTTGTGGTCATTGACCGTAGTGaattaaatgcaagaaaaacatGGAGTGAAAATGGCCTTACAGGAATGAaacagacaaaggaaaagggaagaagtaAACAGCCATGGATCCAAGAATTTAAACAAGCATCCTCAAGGAAGACTCACATTCCTAACCCAACACACTGAACATGTTAAGGCTTGAAAGCATCCCTGCAGGTTTCCTAGAATACTGAAGCctcatcttccttttcccttaATTTCCATGTTATCTAAGACCTATCATCACAGATGATAATGCAGACTAATATCATGTGTTGACAAGAACAAGCTCCTTCGGTTTAATTCAACTCgtggaagaaaaatgagcacTGAAGTGCAACCACTTTGGGGGAAAAGAAGTTCTTTTAGCCCTTTAGCAAGGGCTACTTACAATTAATCTTCTATTATGCTTTGCCAATTTTTGGGCAAGATACTCATGTTTTAGAGAGCTTTAGCTATTGCAGTCTcagcagggggaagggaaggggtaCACAAGCTGCCTGAACATGAACAAAGAGACAGTAACAATTATTTctacaacagaaagaaaatgaagcaactAAAAATAGCACCAGGGAGCTCTCACAAGTGAACTCTCCCTACAccccctcccagcagcacagggattGTGACATCTGCCTCTTAACATCACACTTTAtccctgcacagggacacaATTCAGGGATTGGAGGCCAAGGGCACAGATGATTCTGGGATGTAAGATGCAAGAATTCCTCGTGGGCAGACAGGTCACGTGGGTTATTCTGAAGGAGAACCTACAGGATATGGTGGCTAAGAAGGAACCAGGTTTCATTCGGGCAGTCACTGAATCAgactggtttgggatggaacagaccttcaagatcatctcattccaaccccctgccatgggcagggacaccttccactatctcaggttgcttcaagccccgTCCAATgtggcctggaacactgccagggatggggcagccacagcttctctgggcaccctgtgccagggcctcagcaccctcacaggcaGAACTTCTTTCCAAtatctaaccctgccctctgtcagtgcAAAGCCATtaccctttgtcctgtcaccccatgcccttgtcccaagtccctctccagcctaTCTCCTCTATCCTAAACCCCTAATTTGTTTTAGGAGAATGGACATGCCCATCACCTGGGGTAACCAGTGAGAAGTGATGGCAACTTCACTCTCACTTCTCAGCCTGTGAGAAAACAAGACCAGTGACAATTCTCTCAGGGCAGGGTATGTAGATAATTAAACAGAaactgcagggagcaggaaagaCTTTTGTCCTCTGCCAAACGCGGGAAGCTCCAAGCTTCAATTGTCGGTGCCATTTTCTCACGCTCAGTGTTGCTTCACAATTTGTGTTTATAGCAGAACTGATGCCTGTCCTTCTGTGACTAATTCGGCAAGATTGGGCAGATTGAAACTGTAGTTTCACAAAGCTTTGACACCTGGGAAAGGCTCTGATTCACATCAGCACAACTGCACCATCTGATCTGAAGTGCCTGAAGCTCTTGTCCCAGTACAGGTATTTCACACATTCCACAGTGAAATTACACGGCTCTGCTGCACCTTCAGCTATAAATCAGCTACTGAACATTCCCAGGAATGTGCAAATCTGGTTCATTCTAAAGTCTGGCAAATGTATTATTTCAagatttcctgctgcttctcctctttccctgcaactctgaaaaaagctttaaaaagggTGATGAAAGAGTGCTCAGCACCTCGACCAACCCACCCCAGAGCTTCCTACAGAGCTGTTCACACCACTCCTGCACGGTTCAGGTTTAATCCTACAGAGCCTGGAGGACTAAACACGATTTCAAAATCCAGCATTGCCCTTCTAAACAAGGCTATTCacactgcaggaagcagagatCTCTGAATAAACCTCTGCTGCAAGGGACACACAGTCTGGGTGTGCTGGTTCACCAGAAAGGAGCAAGAACTGGGAAATCTCCCTTCTTGAAAGGCCCTGGAGCTATTCCAAATATGTTTTGGTGTTCTAAAAAAAACATTAAGAGAAGTCCCTTCTGAGCAAAATAAACAAGCCCTGTGtttgggactttttttccccccaccttttAGAGAAGAGCTGAATTTTTCTGGGAAGAAGAGTGATGGAGAGACACTATAAATCCTTCACACTTGTAATCCCCATTAACCATCTGAATTAGGTATAGGTACCACCTACTCcataaaaagaaagctgaaatgtCTCCTTAAACCTTTGCTTCCAGTTACACACAGAGAACACCACGCAAGTGTTTCTGAAAAggacaaagaataaaaacatcaaGCCAAAGAAATGTATCAAAGGATAAAAATCACAAGTCAAAGAATTGTGTCAAGGCAAACTCCCCACAGGTTGTAGAGAAAGTTCTTTTATCATGGGGGATTACTAGGCTACAACTGGATGGACATCAGATTTAAAAGAAGCCCAAACTAATTGATTTTAAGAGGCCAGAGGCGTTTAATGAagtgaggagaggctgagaagaGAGAGGGGCTGGATAACCAGGTTTAGCTGGTGCACAGGTTGTTATCATTCACTGCCTTCTGGATTTGGCCTGGACCCTGCTCTGAAGGAGAAGGGATCAGAGGTAGAAATCCAACACCAAGTGTGAGTTACCAGAGTCAGTCTGACCTCAGGCACCAGGGGAGCCTCACTGAGCACACTGAACACGCGTATGGGCGTCAGTCCTGAGGGAAAATACACCTTTTCCCATCAGCACTCTCCGATTTAAGTGAGATCACACTTGACTGACGCTTCTAACTCAATAAAATCAAAACCTGAGGCTAAACCAACTTCACGTCGAGCTTTATTTTTTCGGTCTTTTCCTTTTACTCCCATCCTCCAGTTCTCCCTTCCAAGGGCACATTGAAGCTCCTCAGGAGTCACTCGCTCAGCCAAGCCCCGGCCCAACACCGGGCACAGAGCGCCCTTATCCCCACTGAAAGCTCCCGGTGCAGGGCGGGGATTTCCCCATCCAGGGCCCACGGGGACGCTCCCGGTCCCTCACGGGCTCTCCCAGGCCACGGGAACCCTCCCGGTTCCTCAGGGTCGCTCCCGGTCCCTCACGGGCTCTCCCAGGCCACGGGAACGCTCCCGGTTCCTCAGGGTCGCTCCCGGTCCCTCACGGGCTCTCCCAGGCCACGGGAACCCTCCCGGTTCCTCAGGGTCGCTCCCGGTCCCTCACGGGCTCTCCCAGGCCACGGGAACCCTCCCGGTTCCTCAGGGTCGCTCCCGGTCCCTCACGAGCGCGCGCCCGTCCCCCCTCCCGTCCCCTCACGCGCCCGAGGCCCGCGCGCACTCACCGCCCCGCACGCCGGCCCCGCAGATTCGCCACGCGCGCGCGCACGAGGCCGCCCGCCGCTCACGGGCCCCGCAGATTCGCCACGGGCCAGCGAATCGGCCGCGCGCAGAGCCGCCGCCCGATTTACCCTCTCGGCGCGCGCGTTTCCCGCCGGACGCTGTTGAGAGGCGAACCCGCGTTTCCCGCCGGACGCCGTTGAGTGGACGCCGTGGCCATGGCACCGCGCGCTTCCGGTgccggcggcgggagcggcgggggcggccgggccgggacAGGACgggacagcacagcacagcacagtacagcacagcacagcacagcacagcacagcgcagcacagcacagcacagcacagcacagcacagcgcagcacagcacagcacagcgGGAGCGGGGCGCTCTTAGGGACGGCGGCCGAGCCCGCGGCGTGGGAGGGAACTGCGCCTCGGAGCTTTCAGGCTGCTGTCCGGCCACCACAGCGCCCGGCCCGCACGGACGCCCCTTCGTGAAGGCGCCGCTCGCCGAACCCCTCATCGTCCCCCATGGAAGcggagagcagctccagccaggactccctgggcagcctgacGGCCGGCGATGTGCTGATCCGCTCCACGGGGGTCCGCAGGGAGAAGCCCCCGGCCGGCGGCCGCGGCAGGAAAGTGACGGTCGCTGTCCAGAAGCTCCGGGCCGGGGTCTCGCCCTGCCCGGGGGATGTGGCTGCAGACGGAGCTCCCCGCGCTCCCCCGGCCGCGGTGCCGGCCTGGGCTCCGTGCGGGGCAGGGATCCCCCGCCTCTCCCCCGGCGCCGCTCCAGGTGTGTCAGGGACCGTCGGGTTCAGCTCGGGCTTGTGCTGAAAGCGCTGAGAGGCGATTTCAGCCATGGAGGAGTTCTGTAATTAAGGAATCTTTGTATTCTCGTACTGCAATTGTCAGCACACTTTGTTTTCCCGAACTGTTTTGCGCATGGGAAGCGAGTTGTGCAGGCGGTGAGGCCCTGgtacagggtgcccagagaagctgtggctgccccatccctggaagtgtccaagaccaggttggatggggcttggagcaacctggggtagcggaaggtgtccctgtccatggcgGTAGGGATGCTTAATCCCTGTTAAACATCCCTGTTTAAAGGATCTTTAATAACgttctgtttttcagagttttccCCATGCTGTAAATCAAGTTTCTCATTGAGACTCACAGAATTCATTGATGTTTTTAAGCTTCAGCTCAGTCTCCGTGGTCATTTGTGTTATGAGGGTCATGATGTTTAGGCATTCAAAGATAAGGGAAGTGTGGAGCTGTACAGAAAATGCACCACACACCATTATGACCacaataaaactgcttttattttaggaGTCCTAAGCACCAAGGGATATCCAGAATGTCTGCTTCCAGTCGAAACTTCAGAGCCCATGTTTTTATCCCAGATGGTAAGAAAAGTTTCTGTTCCTTCCTTCAGTCCTGGGCTAAGAGAACAGCAATTTCCTCAAAAACCTGTAGCTCCTctaaaagcagcacaggatTTTGGCTCAGCCTCTGCACCAAGGCtgtccagctgcttttcctctttgagTTGCTGCAAATGTGGTGTTATTGCTGATGTGTTTGGAGGGACTTTATTTAGCAGTTCTTAATTCTCTGTGTGGGAGCAATCCTGAATTCTCTCAGGTTAGCACCTTGGCTAAACTTAAACGGGTGTAGTTTCACTACTACTTCTTTGGCCACAAATGAGAAGAAACTTGTTCAGCACCTAGAATATATACTTTTAATTTGAATTGTGTTTCTAGAGTTTTAGTGCCTAAAATGCCACGAGTTCTTGACAGCAATGTCCAGATGATTCTGTGGTAGAGATCATTGCATGCTTTATGCCCTTGTGCTACTGTGTGCAAATGGTTCCATTTGTGTGCTCAGCAGTTCCATCTGCCTCTAAAATTTTGCCTACTGTTGGCAGAGGCTTtgatctctgcttttccttctcttgttcTGAAGGATTatcctggagaagctgcagcacaaGATGAtccttcactgctgctggaagatAGCAGAGGACCTGAAGGTAAAACACATCAATCTACTGCTGCagccccctttttttttttcctaagaagaCTGattaattaaaggaaaagggagcttttaggtatttttcttcattacagaAACTTCTGAGTGAAAATATTCAAAGGTTGCTTTGATAAAATGATGGTAATTTTAACAAACATTCTtaaattttgcaaatttttctgcattcttGCTGGCATTACACTCTTGTGATTAACTGAGTGGGACTTCTGCCAGTGTACCAGAGTGTTGAGATTCCTTTTGTTAACCAAACTGTTCATGTTCTGAATGGACTATTTGGGGAAGGGGCTTCTTTTGATGCATTTTCCTCTTGTGAATAATTGTATTACAAAggcatatttttcttcaagcaGCCTATAccaaaaaaagtgtatttctaATCCTTAAGATTCCTAAGAAATCACAATGTCagtatattttcctttcatttttgaaTATGCCAATTTCAGTCCGATTTAGGGAAGTGaaggctttttaaagaaaacacacttcTGCAGGTTTCTTGGATATCTGGGGCTGtgtagaggagaaaaaacacaaaggCCAAAAATCAATACTTTGTAGTTTCCTCTTTTACACTCACAGGCAGCAGCTACCTGACTTATCAGCATTTGCTTCCTCTGCCCAGCAAAGAGTGGGTGAGGGAGAGCCTGCAATCCTTTTTGCATAATGTAAAGCTATTaagataatttgttttaatttatgatGACTGCAGGGAAATATTCATATCACAGTTGTTgagttttttagtttttaattattttttgagtCAGAATTTGCAGCATTTTACTGACTTGGTTGCTTACCATTGAGACTTTACTCACCATTATTGGACTTCATTGATACCAGCATTCAGTGCTAGAAAAATTGTGTTAAATGAAGCCTGCTCTTAtcattttttaagttttctacTTACTGAAGGGAAACAATTTGATGTTGCAATAGATGATGTGGTTCCTGCAGGCAACAGATGCttcacagcaaaattaaatatattgatATAATACTTGTGAAATAGATATGTTGTGTCAATTATCTCAACAAAGTATGTTTGTCCATCCCCACAgatgatgtttttatttctcagtatgCTACTGGCCAGAAGGAGGCTCTGAGAGCAGTATTAATGCAAAAGTAAGTGTGAACAGTTGTTAGTGTCTGAGCTGCACTGTTTCTGTACAACTACACCACTTCAGTTTTTGCCAAAATACATAACTGGTAAGGaacaagtgggtttttttactgttctcTGCTAgtattctttttctgtgtatgaAAGTGTTTCCAGTTGATTTTATTCCTTGGAGTATCTTGTGTCAAAACTTCAAGGAGAAATGCTTATGCAGTGATGTCAATGCTGTTTGTGGGAAATAATTTGCTCAGAGGGGCTATGGAGAAAATGCTGTTTACaagcatttgtttatttttatagaacTCAAAATATTCCTGTTCATAAGGAGGTGAAGGTACAGCTCTTAGGAAATGCCCCCACAGATAAAAGGGAAAGTTTTGGTGGTGACACCAGGTCAGTACCCAGGGAAGTTGACTCTGCAACAACCattgcagcagccactgctgctgccattgcTACGACAGCTCCACTTCTCAAGGTGAGTGAGTAGCTCGTGGGAATAGCAGCTCTTTGTCCTCTTAAAGTCATAAATGTTCCAAACAAGCCTGAAATTGCTGCTGGTAGCTCCAGAGAGCCTGAATGTGCTTTGTGTGTTTGTCATCTCACACTCACTGACCAATATACCAGAGGGAACTAATTTGGATTTAATTAAATAGGCAAAAGACAGAACCTTTGATTTATCTGCTAGAATTTCATAATATTGCTAAACTGCCAAACTTTAGGGCtaaatagaattttatttctcttgggaTGCAAATCCAGGATTCTGTGAAggatattttgttcttttcatgcTCAGACATCTTCTGCAATAatggtttttctttccccttccctttttttttaaatcctttcttGCAGGTTCAAAATGATTTGGAAGCAAAAGTCAACTCAGTTTCAGAGCTACTTCAGAAACTGCAGGAGACAgacaggcagctgcagtggaTGTCTGAACAGCAAGCAAATATGAAGGCTCAGCATGAGGAGCCCCACTGCCACCAGAGAGTCAGCGAGCTTGAGAAGCAGATGAATGCTTTCATGGTGCAACGGATTGAGCACTTGGAAAAGCTCCAGGAGCAACAAATGAATATTCAGGTATCTAAGTCACAATGCAGAAAGTTCAGGTTCataatttcttctgtatctCACTGTTAGTGTTACAATAATTTGGATTATTTCTTAACATTAGAAAGAAACATCCAGTGAAAGTGGATCAAGAAAGTGAAAACACTCATAACGAGAAAGatgctgaggggctggagtgtgtccagagtagggaatggagcaggggaagggtctggagcaccaggagtggctgagggagctgggaaaggggctcagcctggagaaaaggaggctcgggggggaccttgtggctctgcacaactccctgacaggagggggcagctggggggggtcaggctctgctgccagggaacaaggacaggacaaggggaaacagCCACAAGTTGCACCAGGGTAGGTTTtggttggatattagggaaaatttcttcaccaaagcATGGTCAGACATTGGAACATGCACAGGGCAGTTGTGGAGtcaccatgcctggaagtgttcagaaaatgtGGATGTGGCTCTGGAGGACTTGGTTTGGTGGGGAACATGGTGGTGGTCCTGGGAGAAGAGTTGGtaatcttaaaggtcttttccagccttaacaattctgtgattcagaaaTACTCTGTGATTTTGTCTCCTAGTCCCATCtcatcagctctgcagtgagcaCACGTGGCCTGCAGCAGGGTCCTGGGCCTGCCTCCGGGCTCCTGACACGACACTCTGAGAAGCCAGAGCACAGATCACTCACTGATGAGGCACCTTTGTCTCACAGGGGTTTATTCCCTACCAGTGCTGCACCTGCCCAAGGTGGAGACAAATTCTTTCTGTCTTATTTTCACTGTTAgttttgcattaattttgtGTCCTTTAATATTGGATTGTGCATCACATCAGTAATGagtaggaaacatttcttctgtgtaATTTGTTTTATTGCCCAGTGCTCTTTAAAATTTGTGGGACATTCTGAAGATGTTCCAGTATCTTCTGGTTTAGATTGAAGTGAGACTTTTGATTTACTAAGTCTGCACCAGGAGGGGCCtggatttaaaataatcttattGAGACGTAATCTGTGTGGAAGCCTGTAACTACAgttgggtttgggttgtttttttttttaatccctttatGATAGCAGTCAGAAGTAtgaaattttcttcctgtttacTTTTTGAACTAGTGCAGTAATGTTTGGCATTTTGTGAAGAATTTATAGAGCtaacttggggtttttttctagattttttttttctagagtcTGCAAGGGCAgggagtgataggacaagggggagtggctCCAAACTGAAGGAATGTAGGTTTAGATGCCAGGCAGAAATtcttgtgagggtggtgaggccctggcccaggttgcccacagcagctgtggctgccccatccctggcagtgttccaggccaggctggatggggcttgaagcaacctgggatagtgaaaggtgtccctccccatggcaggaggttggaactggatgatctttaaagttccttccaacccaaaccactttatgattctatgatatcatttcctatgaagaaaattgttaacctttaaataacttttatttttttagtattcCCTGAAGCATATTCAAGCCATTTTCCAAGTCATGGGATTCATACACAAAAATCTCCCCTGAAGACACCAGTTCCTCGGAGATATGCTCCAGAACCTGTACCCAAAAATGGGAAAatctcagagaaagaaaattctgtaatggaaaaggaaaatattcccaaagCTACAAGAGAAGGTATTGTAAGACACTTCTGTCCTCCAGTGGCCTAAGTAGTTCCTTTAGGGGGTTCCCTAGGGGGTTCCTTTGTGTAGTCCTCACCTTTTCTGACCTGTTGGGTTGCTGGCACTTGAATGCACATATTCAGAATATTTGGAATCTACATTTGGGAAGGGTTAGTTTTGTATTATAAGTCACTTACTCATAAGTAACTAAAGACTTGAAGACAGTGCTGATTTAATCTATAGAGTTTCAGCATGATTgctcactgaaatattttttcatagtcAGGTTTCAGGAAGATTAGACAGAATAATGTAAAACTTGGGAGCTAGTCAATAACTCTGTCATTATCATTGGTTAAATtgaattttagtttttattttttcatgggTCCACAAGCTCTCTGGGTTATTGTAATGAAAACAGCAGATGTAAAGCAAATGTAGAGTAATTTACTGCTTTTGATCAGGTTCTGTCTCTGTTAAAAAGCTGTCAGGTATTCCTATTGTTCAGTGGGTCcaggaataaattaaattagacAAAAGAAGAAGCATTCTGTCTATAATGTCAGATTTGTTCTGAGTGACTCAGTTCATTGCCATCCCAATTCCGTCCAGCTTTGCTAATTTAAAGCAATCTTAGAAAGACAGATTGGTGTGAGTGGTTTTAAGTGACTTGCCTTATCTGAAatagatttatatttttaaatttaaaaaaatattttactcttcTTGGTATTATATAATGGTGAAAtatctggaaaggaaaagaaagcattaaatatattgaattaacttacctttctttttttctgcttcatttcacttcattttgaATTCTCCAGAAATACCACTGAAGCAAATAGAATATTCCAAGAAGACAGCATTAAGTGGCAATGAGAGGAGCTGGCATTCTGAGAGAGACAGGTGAATAAACACAACAATCCAAAACTGAGGAAGGGTTTCTGTCTGTTTTAATGAAATGGAGAGAGGTGTATTAGATACTGATGGTGTAACAGCCACTGGTGTGGTCCTTGAgtctggcacagctctgctggggtaTTTCTATGCTActtttgcattatttttgaTAGAGGGAATgactggagctgtgtcaggggaggtttaggtcgggtatcaggaaaaggttcttcccccagagggtgctggggcactgaacaggctccccagggaatgggcccaGCCCCAGGCTTGACAGAATTCAGAGAGCTTGGACAGCgctcccaggcacagggtgggattgtcGGGGTGTCCTGTGTGGGGCCAGGAGTTGAACCctgatccttgtggatcccttccagcccaggatattccatggttctgtggtTTCTGTTGAACTGCAGGCAGATGAAGGCTTGTTGCTAAGGGTAACTCGTAACACCTTTCTCAGAGGTCAGTGGGTTGCACTTGGAGTGTTTTTCAGGAGCAGCATCCACCTAACAATTCCTAAGCTTTAAAATGGGTGAAAAAATGTTCTTAGCCATGCAGTCTGAAGCATATTTTCCACAGACAGTAATTTAATGTTATAATTTCACTAATACAGTGAGAAACTGATACATATATGCTGTCTAATTTAGAACAGTGTGCACAAAAGCGTTAATTGCTTCAAATGAAAAGGTAGTCaaagtttaaattttgtttattagATGTAGTTTCACTGTTGAAAATACAAGGATACAGCTCAGGGTGTTAAGTGGTAAACAGAGAAAACCCAATAACCTCTCTCTAACTTCAGATGCCAAAGTGAGTTCCACTTCAGCTAAAAGTTTGGTGCTTGCACTGTAAATTCCTGCTTGATTTCACAGCTGAATACTTTCTTGGGCCACCTGAGGAGCCATGAGAGGTGTAACCAGGAGTGTTTCTCCCCTCAGGCACAATGCTTTGCCTGCAGACTCAGTCCCTTCTTTTGAAAGCTACAATTCAATTgagaaaacagtgcaaaaagCAGATGATTTACTTCAGGATCTTGGCAAGTTgagaagagaaatgcagaaCATTCTGCAGGTAAAGTCAATGTAATCAGAATGACCAGGGGTTTGAATAAGGGGAGTAAAAATTGTGGAGAAAAACAGAGGTCTTGTATCAGTACAAGTGTTGCTCTTGCTTCTACACCTGTAAAAAGACCACATTTATTTACAATGAATTTAAATATTGGAGTCTCTGTGTGTGGAAGAGCTTTGAACCTGAGTAATGCTCTGAGTGTGCAATGGACTCTGACTGCCATTGTCCCAGACATAAAACaggtgagagagaaagaaagacagaaagaaagaagtttatttGTTCTAAGGTTTTTGGATAATTTTGGTGCCTGTTCTCTGCAGAGCTACAGAGCTGATGTAGTTTTCCCATTTGGGAAAGAACAATGTTCCCTATATCTCCAGTCAGCTTTAGGGATGACTTaagcatttcctttctcattttgccacttctttttttattgagTGCTGTTTCCAAGGAATTGCCTGGCATAGAATCCTTGTGCTGTTTCTTGTGCTAA from Corvus cornix cornix isolate S_Up_H32 chromosome 5, ASM73873v5, whole genome shotgun sequence encodes:
- the TIMM9 gene encoding mitochondrial import inner membrane translocase subunit Tim9, with the protein product MAGQLSESDQIKQFKEFLGTYNKLTENCFVDCIKDFTSRDVKPEEITCSDNCLQKYLKMTQRISMRFQEYHIQQNEALAAKAGLLSQPR